One stretch of Rhizoctonia solani chromosome 8, complete sequence DNA includes these proteins:
- a CDS encoding Nop10 family nucleolar RNA-binding protein yields the protein MSLPLAPPRMRTCTLGPPERLGAPIAIVDIVRVLSGSLKGIQPYFRRPYLKLKLATKRRRNFSVTLDHDKPRPKMHLMYTLDEEGKRVYTLKKVTPGGKITRSAHPARFSPDDKFARHRVTIKKRFGILPTQLPAKPM from the exons ATGAGCCTTCCACTTGCTCCTCCGCGTATGCGTACGTGTACGCTTGGTCCACCCGAACGGCTCGGAGCTCCAATTGCGATTGTGGATATCGTGCGCGTTCTCTCTGGATCTTTGAAGGGAATTCAACCTTATTTCCGTCGGCCGTATTTGAAATTGAAATTGGCCACCAAGCGCCGAAGAAATTTCAGCGTTACGCTTGACCACGATAAACCAAGGCCAAAGATGCATCTCATGTACACTCTTGATGAGGAGGGGAAGCGGGTATATACCCTCAAG AAAGTCACACCAGGCGGCAAAATTACCAGGTCTGCACACCCAG CTCGGTTCTCGCCAGATGACAAGTTTGCAAGACATCGTGTTACGATCAAGAAGCGGTTTGGAATTCTCCCCACACAGCTTCCTGCAAAACCGATGTAA
- a CDS encoding Enoyl-(Acyl carrier protein) reductase, with the protein MNPEQQDRDMNDATSALSHLTEIDDNETVPSMTNDDYTETGTDGRVSPAPSLYSLTPSLRDQSFRHVHGRSLNAHSDVYSLPADELEAQRLYKQHKLFYLLARNDHYYGMTDLVREVLAPTEERQRMALDLGCGPGAWTIQCATDFPHVEVLGVDLAPTSAIVPPPNCRFEIDDLNLGLEHFFGPTFDIVHARLLNSGVKDYAGLVDQVSRCLRPGGLVIFAEFDFRIWAEDHRLLIPPNFYTPLPTPSQGGQSATGSTIGLGSSGRSSANASKFSTVLTQWAVPTWMATMSKCVRAKGGNIDAATLLKTWLREHPNYEDVQPRDLWAPLGPWKATQPNDWTQHPNFPTVGEMSRDNLINLMIGARPLLYGWFSSEEVAELEETATKEVQAETDPMYIRVQVTTAHLSIGKLFDVKNKIALVSGGGSGIGFMIASALVQNGAKVYIASRKEKQLQEAQKALNEKGPGRCEYIVADLGSKAGCEALCDAFKKRESKLHILVNNSGATWGAPWDNFPEKEGWDRVMALNVKSLFYMTSGLSELLQKDATAADPGRVVNISSVAGNDPIAHDTGLANKDQGLWSYNTSKAAVNHLTTTMAVTLAPKFVTVNAILPGVYPSKMTAFGFSKAADLLAKSHPMGRVGAPTDMAGLFLFLVSPGGAHITGAHIESDGGSRISGRGIGKL; encoded by the exons ATGAATCCCGAGCAGCAAGACAGAGATATGAACGATGCAACGTCAGCATTAAGTCATTTGACTGAAATCGACGACAACGAGACGGTGCCCTCTATGACGAACGACGACTACACTGAAACAGGGACTGATGGTCGGGTATCCCCTGCTCCTTCCTTGTACTCTCTCACTCCAAGCTTACGCGACCAAAGCTTTCGCCATGTCCATGGTAGGAGCTTAAACGCACACAGCGACGTATACTCTCTACCTGCAGATGAATTAGAGGCGCAGCGACTAT ACAAGCAACATAAGTTGTTTTACCTTTTAGCACGGAACGACCACTACTACGGGATGACTGACCTAGTTCGGGAGGTGCTTGCACCCACTGAAGAACGTCAGAGAATGGCGCTAGACCTTGG GTGTGGCCCCGGAGCATG GACAATTCAATGTGCGACCGACTTCCCTCACGTTGAGGTGCTGGGCGTTGACCTTGCCCCTACCAGTGCCAT TGTACCACCCCCGAACTGTCGCTTTGAGATAGACGATCTGAATCTTGGCTTGGAGCACTTTTTTGGTCCGACCTTTGACATTGTGCATGCTC gtcTTCTAAACTCGGGTGTCAAAGATTATGCAGGTCTCGTGGATCAGGTGTCTCGTTGTCTCCGCCCAGGGGGACTTGTTATCTTTGCCGAATTCGATTTCAGAATCTGGGCTGAAGACCATCGTCTGCTTATTCCTCCTAACTTTTACACTCCTCTTCCTACTCCGAGTCAAGGTGGTCAGTCAGCTACTGGTTCCACAATTGGACTAGGATCCAGTGGTAGGTCCAGTGCGAACGCTAGTAAATTCTCAACTGTCTTAACACAATGGGCTGTGCCTACTTGGATGGCTACCATGAGCAAATGTGTCAGAGCCAAGGGTGGGAACATAGACGCCGCCACG CTGTTGAAGACCTGGTTACGGGAACACCCGAACTACGAAGATGTGCAGCCAAGAGACTTGTGGGCACCTCTTGGTCCGTGGAAAGCCACACAGCCTA ATGATTGGACACAGCATCCTAATTTTCCGACTGTTGGAGAGATGTCTCGGGATAACTTAATT AACCTGATGATTGGAGCGCGCCCACTGCTTTATGGATGGTTTTCTTCCGAGGAAGTAGCTGAACTAGAGGAAACCGCAACCAAGGAGGTACAGGCCGAAACCGATCCGATGTACATACGTGTCCAAGTTACTACTGCAC ATTTATCGATTGGAAAACTTTTTGATGTCAAGAACAAAATCGCATTGGTTTCTGGAGGTGGATCTGGGATTGGATTTATGATTGCCAGTGCCCTCGTTCAAAATGGGGCCAAAGTTTACATTGCTTCACGAAAAGAAAAGCAGCTTCAAGAG GCTCAGAAAGCTCTAAACGAAAAAGGTCCTGGTCGCTGCGAATATATCGTGGCGGACCTCGGT TCTAAGGCAGGATGCGAGGCGCTGTGCGATGCTTTTAAGAAACGCGAATCAAAGCTTCATATTTTAGTGAATAATAGTGGGGCTACCTGGGGTGCTCCATGGGACAACTTTCC GGAGAAAGAAGGTTGGGATCGTGTAATGGCCCTGAACGTCAAGAGTTTGTTCTACA TGACATCTGGGTTGTCGGAGCTTCTTCAAAAAGACGCCACGGCAGCTGATCCAGGTCGCGTTGTGAATATCTCGAGTGTTGCTGGCAATGATCCAATCGCACATGACACCGGGCTGGCCAATAAAGACCAAGGTTTATGGAGCT ACAACACCAGCAAGGCGGCGGTTAACCACTTAACGACCACGATGGCCGTTACGTTGGCTCCCAAGTTTGTCAC TGTGAACGCAATTCTTCCGGGAGTGTACCCATCAAAAATGACTGCATTCGGATTCTCCAAGGCTGCCGATCTACTAGCAAAATCCCATCCTATGG GTCGAGTTGGTGCACCAACAGATATGGCAGGGCTCTTCCTATTCCTCGTCTCCCCTGGAGGTGCGCACATTACGGGCGCGCACATCGAAAGCGACGGAGGCTCTCGGATTAGTGGGCGTGGTATTGGCAAGCTCTAA
- a CDS encoding defects in morphology protein 1, precursor encodes MSDRTDDEYEFTEFTEDELRAIDSTAEEALRGAWPPSSSSPQLATRLDLEKFAEGPRSRKSSGFSHFELTEEDLQQIDCTVARLAPGVDEGSGRGSDSRGEPVAQSIRPSLSYVEVTIDSPVPPALVASPTPTLGRSPSQSAPEMPSLYSQFRAFRNSLSVSDLVGPAWCEVQFEYGLRGKRHLSPSLRPEAFETRSGKKIRVQREVAVKNDRVLKKGTAVHKKLEREIRPIEVKISPKTREDVWGLKLFNMISNIRVLIDEGCCREMPVIGFVHGHFVNGVIDEMTCSLDIPKSPTFPGGFASQGQPAIATLGSRTAICILDNKTRGVNSLPQPRDAFQSRLQLMLYRRLLDMLLIPGGPEPSTSSREDLANERRLSFHEVWAHHSLNSDACFSPSFLQESALLVTSNNLGLAAENAVCLKDLENVWHTIVNELIHTIGPGEQDSMISETLKLVYRRRGASKKRSTHTDEGSQPLNRYRSSKRSCDDQGYNKTGRAESEDVELQRAIRESLSHGVQSDGLTTQDETSEIIRRQTKDEGQESIQETGDPIYVPSGRTSFENDLQRAIEESKKSVSKQMGKGPSLLSRPVSDFKDERDNGDIIGTVEFAHDDVLLDNHLNSVLDFWHDRRPPKGVDLEDAGRCRYCEFSDGCEWLESKSKDISQGYPRQ; translated from the exons ATGTCCGACCGTACTGACGATGAGTACGAATTCACTGAATTCACTGAAGATGAGCTACGTGCCATAGACTCGACCGCCGAAGAAGCTCTTCGTGGTGCATGGCCGCCCTCTTCTTCGAGCCCTCAGCTGGCTACTCGTTTGG ATTTAGAAAAATTTGCGGAGGGTCCCCGCTCTAGAAAATCTTCTGGATTTTCTCACTTCGAACTCACAGAAGAGGATCTTCAGCAGATTGATTGCACCGTGGCGCGTCTGGCACCCGGCGTTGACGAAGGCTCTGGGCGTGGCTCTGACTCTAGGGGAGAGCCAGTGGCGCAATCTATACGACCTTCGCTGTCTTACGTAGAGGTTACAATCGACTCTCCTGTACCACCGGCACTAGTTGCATCACCAACTCCTACATTGGGGCGCAGCCCCTCTCAAAGTGCTCCCGAAATGCCTTCGCTCTATTCTCAGTTTCGTGCCTTTCGCAACTCTTTATCTGTGTCCGACTTGGTTGGCCCCGCCTGGTGCGAAGTTCAGTTTGAATATGGTCTCCGGGGCAAACGACATCTGTCACCCTCGCTGAGACCTGAAGCATTCGAAACTCGCTCTGGCAAAAAAATCCGAGTTCAACGAGAGGTGGCAGTCAAAAACGACCGCGTCTTAAAAAAGGGAACC GCGGTCCACAAAAAGCTCGAGCGGGAGATACGCCCCATTGAAGTAAAGATTTCTCCCAAGACCCGCGAGGATGTGTGGGGTCTAAA GCTGTTCAATATGATTTCGAATATTCGTGTCTTGATAGACGAAGGCTGTTGC AGGGAAATGCCAGTCATTGGGTTTGTACATGGGCACTTCGTCAACGGGGTTATC GATGAGATGACTTGCAGTCTTGACATACCAAAATCACCAACTTTTCCTGGAGGATTCGCCAGTCAAGGGCAACCAGCTATTGCCACATTAGGCTCAAGAACCGCTATTTGTATTTTGGATAACAAAACTCGAGGAGTAAATAGCCTACCCCAACCGCGAGATGCGTTTCAGTCACGCCTTCAATTGATGCTCTACAGGCGACTGTTGGATATGCTTTTGATTCCTGGAGGTCCCGAACCGTCAACCTCGTCTAGGGAAGACCTTGCGAATGAGCGGAGACTTTCATTTCATGAAGTCTGGGCTCATCATTCTCTCAACTCTGATGCTTGTTTTTCGCCTTCATTCTTGCAAGAAAGCGCTTTACTCGTTACGAGTAACAACCTTGGACTTGCAGCAGAGAATGCTGTGTGTCTCAAAGACTTGGAGAATGTGTGGCATACAATTGTCAACGAGCTGATTCATACTATTGGTCCGGGAGAACAAGACAGCATGATATCGGAAACGCTGAAATTGGTTTATCGACGACGCGGAGCATCCAAAAAGAGATCGACTCATACGGATGAAGGCTCTCAGCCGCTGAATAGATACCGCTCATCTAAGAGGTCATGCGATGACCAGGGATACAACAAGACGGGTCGAGCAGAGTCCGAAGACGTGGAGTTGCAGCGTGCGATCCGCGAGTCTCTCAGTCATGGTGTGCAGTCCGATGGCCTTACAACACAAGACGAAACTAGCGAGATTATCCGGAGACAGACGAAAGACGAAGGCCAGGAGTCGATACAGGAAACGGGCGATCCTATCTACGTACCAAGCGGCCGGACCTCATTCGAGAATGACTTGCAGCGCGCGATCGAAGAATCAAAGAAaagtgtctccaagcaaatGGGAAAAG GTCCATCGTTGCTTTCTCGACCTGTATCGGATTTCAAGGACGAGCGAGATAATGGAGACATTATCGGCACAGTCGAGTTTGCCCACGATGATGTATTACTTGATAATCATTTGAATAGCGTACTTGACTTTTGGCATGATCGACGCCCTCCAAAAGGCGTGGATCTAGAAGATGCAGGAAGATGCAG ATACTGCGAGTTCTCTGACGGCTGCGAATGGTTAGAATCCAAATCCAAAGATATTTCACAAGGATATCCAAGACAATGA